The following coding sequences lie in one Cannabis sativa cultivar Pink pepper isolate KNU-18-1 chromosome 5, ASM2916894v1, whole genome shotgun sequence genomic window:
- the LOC133037743 gene encoding protein LEAD-SENSITIVE 1-like encodes MDLLSHKIDKSSLKIGDHIYTYRNLHTCTIHGIYVENDRVIYYKSKNNKSKYSGNCERCGYNPTRSRGVVKSCLECFLQGHGLYLFQYGVSDTHCFIWRSGTCDTGLQIEHRPTIVNNAMEMLKESESSRLMLNNDLINGCYDFFDKNNMCFALTCTKTNRNIATCIQEISALSKLRVLVLGWHVVRLFSNSPIDQILAIIKLLELINK; translated from the exons atggaTTTATTATCGCACAAAATTGACAAGAGCAGTTTGAAGATTGGAGATCACATCTACACTTACAGAAACCTACACACATGCACCATTCATG GAATTTACGTGGAAAACGATCGAGTGATTTACTACAAAAGTAAGAACAACAAAAGCAAATATAGCGGAAATTGTGAAAGGTGTGGATACAATCCAACAAGGAGTAGAGGAGTGGTGAAATCGTGTTTGGAGTGTTTCCTTCAAGGCCACGGGCTGTACCTGTTCCAGTACGGAGTCTCCGATACCCATTGCTTTATTTGGCGATCGGGAACATGCGACACTGGGCTGCAGATAGAACATCGTCCTACTATTGTTAATAATGCGATGGAGATGCTAAAGGAGAGTGAGAGTAGTAGATTAATGCTAAATAACGATCTCATTAATGGGTGCTACGATTTTTTCGACAAAAACAACATGTGCTTCGCGCTTACGTGCACGAAGACGAATAGAAATATTGCGACATGCATACAAGAGATTTCTGCCTTGTCTAAATTGCGTGTCCTTGTGCTTGGATGGCATGTTGTTAGGCTGTTCTCTAATTCGCCAATTGATCAGATCTTAGCTATCATAAAGTTGTTagaattaatcaataaataa